The DNA window ATCAACGTGGAACTCATGAGTAGTTGGATGGGAACAATATTTCATTTTGGGGAGCAGTGCTTTGTTAAAATGAGAACAGAACTCTCACTTTCTCTGCAGATAGCCGGCAGAGCCAGCTGTGAGAACCtcagtgctttgtgtgtgtgatAAGAAAATGGACAATAATTTGTAGTAACTATTTTGGACTTGCAGTAAGTCTCTATCTCCGTTTTGTGTGTTTCAGACCTTACAGTGAAAGATTAATGAAGGAAGGAGACACAATGATAGGCAGCCAAGTTGCTAGGTAAGATCTTGCTAAGATTAGTTTCTTGATTGTTTTTCCGCCCCCCCAACTCTCTATCATCTTTCCATACAGGAGACTCAAAGCGCCGGAGAAGGCACCATGTCTCTTTTAAGAGACATGCATGCAGCTTATACAGTTGTCTGTTAGCCAGTTGCAATAAGCGGCATGTTAATAGACATTGTGCAGCACAAGACTAATATAGAATACATTATGTACACAAAGTGTTAAGGAGTAATGTTAACTGAATGCATTAGACCCTCCTCATGACTCTCTTCACCCATGTCAAATATCCCACAACACTTTGAGAGGCTGACGTCAGCAAATTGGCATTACGAAAGCGATCAAAGACAAGAGAGGTAATGGCAAGGCCCAGCAGAGGGGTTGTGTTCAGCTGGTTTGGAATGTGCTGTCTGtaagagagagaaggaaagatgtagaaaataaataaaggaaCTGGTGGGTTAGACCTTAGATGGTGCACAAGGTGCTCTTTAACTTGTAATTAGCTGTGGTATAAATCTGAGTGGCTTTGAGGGTGTATAGTTGAGGCACACCTTCAAAGTGAGGGGAACGTGCTGCAAAATAAGAGGTgctcctgggaaagaggagtgCATGTCTCCTTTTTGCTGGTAGCAGTAAATGTGGCTCAGTTTGTTATTTGGGCTCAACTCTTTTTCATTACAGACCACAAATACAACCAAATGATAGGCCATACCTTCTAATGAGTCTGTAACCTGTCAGAAAACAAGTGCATCTTGTGAAGCCATACTGCCTTTTAGTACTAGTAGAGCTTGTTTGGAGGCCTCAGGAGACAATCCTCACCTATGTTCTCCCATGAGCAATGCCTTTAAAGGGAGTTCTTCcaagacaggacaggacaggacagtctAATGTTGCACAATTGGTTGTATCCTGAGGTGTCCTCTTGTACGCAGGACGTGCTGTGTAATAAGTGGTCACCCTGGACCTCTGCAGATAGCAATTCCAGCTGAGAATGCACTGTCTCCTTACTCCTTTTGCTGATCTTGGATAGGGTGACTTCACCATTGCCATGGAACACATTAGTGTCTCCATTACCATCAGACATCTTTGAGGTCCCctgtgggaagcccaggctgggtgGAAATTAAAGCCCTAATCTCTGAGCAAGAGGTCAGGTACTGTCAATATTTGCACCATTTCGcttgaaaattaaaattatttggaGGAAGTTCCCTGGCCTGAGTTATGCATGAGGTCAGTCTAGATTGTGGGgggagcaaacattttacattgagccccacttttcattcttGCAATtaggaggaccacaggaagggatgtggggggatgctcaggaagggagtgctggggggctcCAGGGAGTGCCCTCGAGTGGGAGGGGTACTTGCGGGGAGGACCCCAAGAGGGGATGCAGGGGACTCAAGGGGTGCCTTGAAGGGGGAGGGGCACTATGGGTGCAATGCCTCAAAGGGGGGAGGAGTGCTTGGGGGCTGCTTCAAAGTGGGGACCCCAGGAGCTCAGCTGCATCACCACCTGTACCTCATAGGCATTGCCCTTGCTGCACTGCTGGCCCTGGAAGTTGGCGCTGCTGTagagcagggaagtggcagccctgggCTGTGCTGTGTTGATGGGCGGTGGTGGCAACAGAATGGTGATGGCCCTGCACTGCCTCTGGGCACAGCATTCACTCCGCACTGGCATTTCACGTACGGGGGAGGGACCTTCAGAGCCAGTGTAACACGGGCTGCAGGGACCAGTCAGGCTGCCTTACCAAGCTGGGAACTCACTGGGTGCCCCTGCCACCTGGCTCAGGGCTTCTGCATATTCTGATTGGGCCAGTGGGCTCTGTGGCAGGTAGGTGCCATTCCCATTGGTCACTGTTATCCCTTGGCTATGGTGgatgctgcaggggtgggtgggggaaagcagcagagggctggggaggcagtggaagctGCCGGGAGGGGATGCCAGTCATGCTATgcaccccccactttgcgcacccctggactagatgatcacaggaATCACAGGATCACAGGTTTACTGAAAAGGGAACTGCCTTTCTCTTCTGCCCCAAGATGTACCATTTCTGCAACTTTCCTCTCTCCTAGTGGCCAAGCTACAGGGATCTGCTCAGGATTCTGACAGACCTGGTGTTTGGCTTGGAATCCTCCATAACCGCTATTAGGAACACAGATCTGATCCAGTATTGTAATTCCTATGGCCAGTGCCTGCTGTTTCAGAAAAAGGCTCAGGAAATGTGTAGCGTAGCTAGTGATGCATTAACCTGCCTGTGAGGAGCATTTCCTTGAACCCTGGGTGCTGGCCCTATGTCAATATTTAATAACACTagggagatacacacatctctcggaactggcagggacctcaggaggtcattgagtccagttccctgccctcttggcaagaccaagcaccaccccccctgcttttttttttctggccctagatccctaaatggtccctgCAAGGACTGAACTCAAAACACAGGGTTTAGCAggttaatgctcaaaccactgagctgtcccttaAGAGAAGGAGCTGCTTGTAAAGTGTGGCTTTTGGCTGTCTTCTCAGGGTTGTGGAAAGCAAGAATCCCACCTTCCAAGTAGGGACCTATGTTGTGGCTAATGCAGGCTGGACAACTCACTTCATCTCTGATGGGAAAGATCTACAGCAGCTTCCTCCTTGGCCAGAAAAGATCCCCAGATCTTTGGCTCTTGGGACAATTGGCATGCCCGGGTAAGTCAGAGGACATGCTAGATCAAGACTAACTGAATTTCACTGCATTGAGATTTCCAGCCTCCTGTGTGCAGGGTCTACCAAAACACATTTGAGCCTAATCAGTGCATGGTCTGAGAGGTTGGAACTTTGATCCAACCTGTGggcggtgttccctgtaaactgagcacttgcaTGGTGCCCAAGAGTAATTCAAATgatgtccagctgattagcagagtggccacagtcagcagcatgtgattctactggtggtgcacatatgcacatgccttggtgcatataacaaaatttattctacacatggatggaaaaattcagGGGAACACTGCCTGTGGATGGGAGGCTTATCAGTGTCTCCATTTGGTATCTGCTTTTCACCTACATGGGGACAGTTGCTTTTTGGCCATATGGAAGTGGGGACAGAACACTATGCTGGAATTACAAAGCAGACCAAGGGCCCAGTCCTActgacattctccttttgatttcaaAGGTAACTAGGCAAGGCTCATAATCTTGAGATCTTACTCTGCTGAGCTCAGTTTATTCCCAGAGTTTGGACACAGATGGGCACGCACGCAGCTGTAGAACTCTACAATCTAAAAGCACGCATCTGTGAAAACAAAGAAACTGTCCATGATAACCCTGCCCTCAGTACAGAAGGAATTCCATTCCGCTCGTGCTTGGTGTTACCTCCTTCCTCCTAATTTGCTCCTTTCCTGATCTTTGCGTTTGTAGGACAAGACACCTGGAGCGCTTTCAGCTTGCTATTTGTGATCTGTACAGAGCAGAACCTTTGTAACCTTTTAAACATGGGCAGAATGTGTAGCTTTCCACACCTTGATAGCTTGAATGGATTTTGTCCACGTTTTGAAAAATTCCTAGTACTACTTACAGAATGAGGAAAAGGAATCTCTAAGGGGATAAGATATCCCCTCCTTGGAGCAGCTACGTGAAGTTTGAGAGACCTGATTTGTGTTGTAATACCTCTGTGTGTCACCACTAAATGCTTCCTTTCTCTTTCAGCCTCACTGCATACTTTGGCCTGTTTGAGATCTGCAAGATTAGAGCAGGAGACACAGTTCTggtctctgcagcagctggggctgtgggttcAGTGGTGGGGCAGATTGCTAAAATTGGAGTGAGTATCTTCTTGTGAATACCATAGACGGCCAAATTAAGGAGAGGAGAGATCTGACTGCTTAGGAAGGGGGCTTGCTTTGAGATCAGTGGTTTAGCTCTGACAGGGCACTCTTAGGAGGagaatttaataaaaatgatGCAAATTACTATTGTTGCAAATTACTATTGCTCCTTGGCACTGATAGCCCCACCCTGCTAAGCCTTGCTCAGCTGAGAAGCCCCACTGCATCCATGTGACCAGGGCTTGGCCTGAAAAGAGCATCAGGACATTGAGTCCAGGAGCACAGCGAGCAGTTTGCCAAGTGTGCCTGTCATTGATTTTCTCCCTGTCACAATATCCCATTCCCTCAAGCCAACAGCCTTACCGCAAGAACCAGGATCACAGCCGACGTTAGCTATGTGTATCTAGCAGTATggtatcaagtatcggaggggtagccgtgttagtctggatctgtaacagcaatgaagggtcctgtggcaccttatagactaacagaaaagttttgagcatgagctttcgtgagcacagactcacttcatcagatgctggtcttggaaatctgcagggccaggtataaataagccacagcaagggtggggataacaaggttagctcagtcagcaggggtgaggcttactaccagcagttgatctggaggtgtgaacaccaagggaggggaagctgcttctgtatttatccagccattcgcagtctttgtttaagccagagctgagggcatcgaatttgcagatgaattgtagctcagaaatttctctttggagtctggtcctgaaatttctttgctgtaggatagctacttttaagtctgctactgtgtggcctgggagattgaagtgctctcctacgggttttcaTGGGAAGGAGattctggaggaattccaccaggacttcaacaactttcaccccaacatcaacctcagcctggaacagtccacacaggagatccgcttcctggacaccacggtgctaatacacgatggccacatcaataccaccctgtaccataaacctactgaccgctatgcctaccttcatgcctccagcttccatcccagacacaccacacgatccattgtctacagccaagcactaagatataaccgcatttgctccaacccctctgacagagacaaacacctacaggatctctaccaagcattcttgaaactgcaatacccacctgaggaagtgaaaaaacagatcgtcagagccagacgtgtgccacaaagcctcttactacaggacaagcccaagagagaaaccaacagaacaccactagccatcacgtacagtcctcagctaaaacctctacagcgcatcatcagggatttacaacccatcccggacaatgatcccccactttcacaggccttgggaggcagaccagtccttgtccacagacaacctgccaacctgaagcaaatcctaaccagcaactacacgccggaccacagtcactctaactcagggacccatccatgcaacaaacctcattgccagctctgcccccatatctacaccagcaacaccattacaagacctaaccagatcagccacatcatcatgggttcattcagctgcacatctaccaatataatttatgccatcatgtgccagcaatgcctctctgctatatacatcggacaaactggacagtctctacgtaaaagaataaatgcacacaaatcagacatcaggaacggcaatatacaaaaacctgtaggagagcacttcaatctcccaggccacacagtagcagacttaaaagtagctatcctacagcaaagaaatttcaggaccagactccaaagagaaatttctgagctacaattcatctgcaaattcaatgccctcagctctggcttaaacaaagactgcgaatggctggataaatacagaagcagcttcccctcccttggtgttcacacctccagatcagctgctggtagtaagcctcacccttgttgactgagctaaccttgttatccccaccgttgctctggcttatttatacccggtcctgcagatttccaagaccagcatctgatcaagtgagtctgtgctcacgaaagttcacgctcaaaacttttctgttagtttagaaggtgccacaggacccttcattgctgtagcAGTATGGTAGTGAAGAGCCAGATGAGAAACAAGAGTATTGCCCGCaggaaagaaataaaatactGTATATCAAGACCATTTCCTGCCTGTACTTCTCAATCAGCTGGTGCAAACCTTGCAACCAACGCCCTCCTATGCCAGTGATACAGCACTGTGTTCCACATCGGTCATCTCTAATGCCACTGACTTGTCAGCCTGTCCCTACACCAGTGTGTTTTTAGTGGTAACTACGTTGCCAATACATCACAAGCCGTTCTTCACCCGTCAGCCCCATACAACATATGTAAAGTATAGGAGATGAAATGTGtgcggtgggaggaggggagaggtgtGCACaggcttttaaaaacatttttctgtctctgtcaATAACACAAAGAGCAATTGTCTGAAATGTGACTATTCAGGGTGTTGCATCATACAGCataaattttgaaattttgaccCCTTCAGGGAGGGATACTTAGAATTTCAAGAGTGTCATTTTTATCTGGTATCTGCCTTTTTTGAATGCCTGTTGCTAAAGCACTAAAATGCAGGACAGACACTGCCTTAACACCAGTACCATAACTTAGTGTTGCAGGTCATGCTTCCTAAGTCCATGTGGCCTGAGGAGTGTTTTGTGAGCAGGGCAAAGAGAAGCAGGAGGGATGCAGCTTTCTCAGGGCTTCTcaaggcagggggagctgggggtgtagGAGCCTGTGGCGTTCTGAAGGCATACAGTGCAGAGAGAGGCAAAGAGGACTTGCAGGGTTTGCTATCTGCTAGCATGTAGCATCTCGTTTATACTGTGAGTTTTATGCTGACTCCACCTGGGAGTTAAGATGTATTTTCTTTTGCCCTAGGGCTGCAAGGTGGTTGGCTGCGCTGGCTCGGATAAAAAGGTTGCTTATCTGAAACTGATTGGCTTTGATGAAGCCTTTAACTATAAAACCATAGGATCCTTGGAAGAAGCACTGAGGAAGGCCTCACCTGATGGCTATGACTGCTACTTTGATAATGTGAGTGCCAGCTAGGGTTAGCTAGAGCACAGCAGGGATGTAAAAGATTAGCTGGTTACCCGGTAGGCATTAGGCTGAATTGGTAACTAGTTAACTGGACTGCCAGCTGCACCAGGCTGGCTGGTGGAAACCCAGCCAGATCAGAGTGGCATGTGGGATCCTGGCcatgctgcagtggccatggagctGGCAATCTGGACAGGAGCCAGGACCACTcctcgggggtggggcaggcaggacccagccccagccatgctgcAGTGGCCTCAgatcctggctccagctgtgctgcaggggcgTTGCCATGCCTGCTTGCAGCCCCAGTGAGatctctctgctctgctcctgccaaCACTTAACGGGTTCAATGGTATAATTTTAATCTTTTAACCAATTAGCTGTTTTGATTGATATTTAAATCcgttccgaggcagagtgccgaaattagACCCTTTGACCTCTGTGTGTGGTCCGAGTGTAggtgatagtttttaaagtcTGTTGGGGACCCCAGGCTTCTGTGAGTACCTTCGCTGGGAGGAAGGTTTACAACCTTTTCCCAGGCATGGGCTGACATCGGCACCACtggtgcacaaataaaacaacaacaaaagagctCCACTTAGAAACACAGGgaaaattatttaatattttgccAAGCAAATTGAAACAGACTATTGCCAGTGAAGCTTTGTCGAGCAGTGGAGAGGAGGTTACAAAATACTTCTTCCAGATATCTATGCAGTGCTCCCATGTGGAACAATGGCTTTATCCCCTTTTGTCGAACAGTTTAAATAACTGGCACTGTTGCATCTGGCAGGTCCTGTGGAAGTTCTGATCAGTCTGGTGACAAAGTTCTAAAGGGATAGCCTGTAAATATAAATACCGTCAGCAAACATTCTTGCTTGGTATTCTGATGTTTACTTTCAAGATCCTGCCCAGTCTACCTGCAAGAATGTATAGTCTTCCAAGCCCCCTTTGTGCTGCACTCTGCCAGCTTCTTGTACCGCCTTCAAAGCTTCGTCTTGTCCACTCCACTTTCCACATTCTTCCTAGATCAGCTACTTTCTTCCATGCCCTTCCTAAAATCTCTGCACTGCTGGCTAGATTTCAATGGCCACCTGTCCGCCTCTTTCCTCAGAGAGGCCTTCTAGCTGTTTAAGCTCACTCATCTTCTCAGGTTGCTATTAAATTAGGTCCAAGGTGTTCATCTTACTGCTCTCAAATTCAATCTCTTCTCTGGCCTTTTATCTAACTTAGATAAAGGTTTCCATGTCCTCTTACgtgtttttgaaatgtggtgtaCACAGCTGGTACTATCAAAGTAGTAAACAGAATTCCAGGAAGACCCTGAGCCTCAGTCTTGATATTATGGGGCTGTGACATAACAGAGATGGACCCAGAGAAGTGCTTTTGAGTCAGAGGCTCCCAAATAAGGGCCCAATCCGAAAAGCAGTTAAGCCTATGCATAACTGGACTTTGGTGAGTAGCCTCCCCCTCCTTAGATATGCACTGCTCAGTGGGATAACTGACATGAGAAAAAGTATTTACTTGTATACTTTTGGGGTCAGTCCCTAAATGATCACTAGGGGTTTTATCTGTGACTTCATCTATGTTCCGACTACCCTAGGTGGGTGGCGAGTTCTCAAGTATTGTTCTGAAGCAAATGAAGAGATTTGGGAGGATTGCTGTATGCGGAGCTATCTCTGAGTACAATGACACAGTGCCCCAGAAAGGTATGCATCTTTTGGTATGTTACTTGCTTTATATGGTGGAAAAATAATGAAGAAAGAAAAGTCTTCTCTTTGAATGCTTTTTCTGGTTTATGTTGGGCCACTGTGAAACAGACACTCACGATTAAAATATACAGTACACAGAGCATGTTCATCTTCAGTGCTGTAGTTTAAGGTCAAACAGTCCTAATACTCTTCTATTCCGTACCTCAGAAGCAAAGATGTATTTGCCCAGAATTaaataaaactaaacaaaacaaagaccACATTTAGTTAATGGTCCTTTCCCATCAGGGAGTGGTAAAGTTTCATGGAGAAAGGGTAAGCCTCATTGGAGTCAAAGCTGCTGCTAAGTATATGGGAAGGAGTATGGGACAGGGGATGGATATGCCTCTCAAATCGGAGAACCCTGACACATGGTAGCTGAAATTTGTCCTGCTCACCATCTACCAGcttggcaggagggagtgtgtggggttgggggtgagggttaATAAACATTAATGCAACTGGGGAGATTAGTGATGGGCAAGAGCCATAGACATAAAAAGCCCACAAAGCGTCTATTAGTAATTCTCAGCAAATGCAGTGACTAGCCCACTCATCTAAAATGCCAATAGCAGTAGAAAGGGCTGGCCTGCAGAGTACAAGCGCAGACCTCGCCATACACcatatctcaggcaggacaataaACATCACCCTGCCGCTCAGCCGCCTCCTTCAGTTCTATATAtttgattggtcagtttttattgcaatttttttttcttttttggtcctctgtacttgtaaatgtcagtctgtactggaaatgagattgatctgaagaagtgggtctgtcccacgaaagctcatcaccgaataaatcattttgttagtcttcagagtgttccatttctgctgttttgtttcactgTACACAGACCTGGTAacaatttgtgtgtgttttaaatgacTTTATTAAAGAGTAATTCTTGCACACCATGAGAGGGCAGTAGAGGAGGACGGATCAACTTCCTCATGAGCTGCTTTGTTACCAGATTCCAACTTTTTAGTGATACAGGAGCATTTCGCTTACaaatgtttttcagaaataaatggTAAAACAGACTGCTGCCTGCTGTTTAGTTCGGTGGCAAAGCTGAGTACACACAGTACCATCATTGCGATGGAAAAGGTCTCCGTCCTCACGCCTTTAGAGGGTTTTAATTTGTATGGTCTGATGTGCATGGGTACAGAGCAGCATCAACTCAACTGATGTCAATCGGCGCTGTAGGTGGCATTCTGTCAGGCACTTCTAACAGTCCAGGTTTCATAATCAAATGTGACATGGGTGCCTCAATTGCACTGGTTTGCATTGATCGAGCTAGTGGCTGTCCGGGAGCACGTGACTCAGGAGCTGAAGTACTCCAGTAGCTTGCAAAAGAGACAAGTGCCTAAGTCCCTTAGggacttttgaaaatgtcacccCATCACTAGTTCCATTGCTAAATTAGGCTTGACATATCTGTTCactaagggctgggggcaggagggtgagcaatctttcccaggcagagtgctgCAATTTGACCTTTTGCCATCAATATGCAGCATTGAGTGCGGGGGatacatttttaaagtcactaatagttctacttacaacagctttaatTAAGAAATAAAGCTGCAGCACTGAaccatttaggtggtagttggtagcattaactgggcttttgttaatccccaggcagcatggctttgagcaagcttctggcggcatggggcgggggcatgaGGCACTGGGCTGATTGCCCACCTTGCATACTGGTGAAAATTGGTTTgcatgctactcttggcacctgtgctggggct is part of the Carettochelys insculpta isolate YL-2023 chromosome 5, ASM3395843v1, whole genome shotgun sequence genome and encodes:
- the PTGR1 gene encoding prostaglandin reductase 1, whose protein sequence is MVRAKSWVLKKHFEGFPKNSDFELKEAELRELKEAEVLFESVFLSVDPYMRPYSERLMKEGDTMIGSQVARVVESKNPTFQVGTYVVANAGWTTHFISDGKDLQQLPPWPEKIPRSLALGTIGMPGLTAYFGLFEICKIRAGDTVLVSAAAGAVGSVVGQIAKIGGCKVVGCAGSDKKVAYLKLIGFDEAFNYKTIGSLEEALRKASPDGYDCYFDNVGGEFSSIVLKQMKRFGRIAVCGAISEYNDTVPQKGPYVHMPMILNQLYMEGFLVSRWKDRYGEALKILLGWVVEGKIKCEEHVTEGFERMPGAFMGMLKGENLGKAIIKV